The Pangasianodon hypophthalmus isolate fPanHyp1 chromosome 5, fPanHyp1.pri, whole genome shotgun sequence genome includes a window with the following:
- the eef1akmt1 gene encoding EEF1A lysine methyltransferase 1 isoform X1: protein MYIFHILRLCFRLLHSIMSDCGGDDDDVPQLSAAALAALQEFYSEKEAGHSALTHSYTVGAITEDWRMSQFWYSEETATRLAKEAIQQAGKQGRIACISAPSVYQKLKQLESENVEGSHCVSAVLLEFDRRFAAYGDEFIFYDYNNPLCLPEDVLPQSFDIVVADPPYLSEECLSKVALTVKYLTKSKILLCTGAIMEEHAGRLMDVKICSYLPKHNHNLANEFRCYVNYESGLL, encoded by the exons atgtatatttttcatatattacG ACTTTGCTTTAGGCTTCTTCACTCCATCATGAGTGActgtggtggtgatgatgatgatgtgccTCAGCTCTCGGCTGCTGCTCTGGCGGCTCTGCAGGAGTTCTACTCGGAGAAGGAAGCAGGACACTCGGCACTGACACACAGCTACACTGTGGGGGCCATTACAGAGGACTGG CGGATGAGCCAGTTCTGGTACAGTGAAGAGACGGCTACACGGTTGGCTAAGGAAGCCATTCAGCAAGCAGGAAAACAGGGGAG AATAGCATGCATCAGTGCACCCAGTGTCTACCAGAAGCTGAAGCAGCTGGAATCAGAGAACGTAGAGGGGTCACACTGCGTGTCAGCCGTGCTGCTCGAGTTTGACCGTCGATTCGCTGCGTATGGTGACGAGTTCATCTTCTATGACTACAACAACCCGCTGTGTTTGCCCGAAGATGTCCTCCCGCAGAGCTTTGACATCGTCGTTGCAGACCCTCCATACCTATCTGAGGAGTGCCTGAGCAAGGTGGCACTCACAGTAAAATACCTCACCAAGAGTAAAATCCTGCTGTGCACAG GAGCTATTATGGAAGAGCATGCAGGAAGACTCATGGATGTGAAGATATGCAGTTATCTACCCAAACATAATCACAACCTCGCTAATGAGTTCCGGTGTTATGTTAACTATGAGTCGGGTCTCCTCTAG
- the eef1akmt1 gene encoding EEF1A lysine methyltransferase 1 isoform X2, which translates to MSDCGGDDDDVPQLSAAALAALQEFYSEKEAGHSALTHSYTVGAITEDWRMSQFWYSEETATRLAKEAIQQAGKQGRIACISAPSVYQKLKQLESENVEGSHCVSAVLLEFDRRFAAYGDEFIFYDYNNPLCLPEDVLPQSFDIVVADPPYLSEECLSKVALTVKYLTKSKILLCTGAIMEEHAGRLMDVKICSYLPKHNHNLANEFRCYVNYESGLL; encoded by the exons ATGAGTGActgtggtggtgatgatgatgatgtgccTCAGCTCTCGGCTGCTGCTCTGGCGGCTCTGCAGGAGTTCTACTCGGAGAAGGAAGCAGGACACTCGGCACTGACACACAGCTACACTGTGGGGGCCATTACAGAGGACTGG CGGATGAGCCAGTTCTGGTACAGTGAAGAGACGGCTACACGGTTGGCTAAGGAAGCCATTCAGCAAGCAGGAAAACAGGGGAG AATAGCATGCATCAGTGCACCCAGTGTCTACCAGAAGCTGAAGCAGCTGGAATCAGAGAACGTAGAGGGGTCACACTGCGTGTCAGCCGTGCTGCTCGAGTTTGACCGTCGATTCGCTGCGTATGGTGACGAGTTCATCTTCTATGACTACAACAACCCGCTGTGTTTGCCCGAAGATGTCCTCCCGCAGAGCTTTGACATCGTCGTTGCAGACCCTCCATACCTATCTGAGGAGTGCCTGAGCAAGGTGGCACTCACAGTAAAATACCTCACCAAGAGTAAAATCCTGCTGTGCACAG GAGCTATTATGGAAGAGCATGCAGGAAGACTCATGGATGTGAAGATATGCAGTTATCTACCCAAACATAATCACAACCTCGCTAATGAGTTCCGGTGTTATGTTAACTATGAGTCGGGTCTCCTCTAG